AGAGGGTGAAATATCGCAAAGCTCAACGAGGCCGGATGAAGGGCCGCGCAACAAGGGGGAATACCGTAGCCTTTGGTGAATACGGTTTGCAGGCTTTGGAGCCACATTGGATTACCAGCCGCCAACTCGAAGCAGCACGGCGGGCTATTGTGCGCTTCGTCCGTCGTGGTGGCAAGTTGTGGATACGCGTTTTCCCGGACAAACCGGTGACTGCCAAGCCGGCAGAGACCCGCATGGGCGGTGGCAAGGGCGCTTTGTCCCATTGGGTGGCGGTGGTCAAACCTGGCCGCATCCTGTTCGAAATTGCTGGTGTGCGGGAAGAGGTTGCGCGAGAGGCCTTTCGCTTGGCTGCGAACAAACTTCCCATTCGGACGCAATTTGTCAGCCGGGAGGACCTGGCTACGGGAGGTGAGTCATCGTGATCTCTGCCAAGGATTTGCGGACGCTGACGGATGCCGAGCTGAACCAAAAGCTGCGCGAGGCGTATCAAGAACTGTTCAACTTGCGCTTCCGTCACGCAACGAAACAGATTGAGAACACCAGCCGCATTCGCATCGTGCGGCGGGATATTGCACGTATCCGAACTATTATGCGCGAGCGCCAACTGCAAGCGGAACAGGAGGGATAGCCTAGATGAAAAGGCAACGGAAAAGCATGATTGGGCGTGTGGTGAGCGATAAAATGGATAAAACAGTCGTTGTCGCCGTGGAGACGCTCAAGCGTCACCGCTTGTATGGGAAAACGCT
Above is a genomic segment from Chloroflexota bacterium containing:
- the rplP gene encoding 50S ribosomal protein L16; amino-acid sequence: MLMPKRVKYRKAQRGRMKGRATRGNTVAFGEYGLQALEPHWITSRQLEAARRAIVRFVRRGGKLWIRVFPDKPVTAKPAETRMGGGKGALSHWVAVVKPGRILFEIAGVREEVAREAFRLAANKLPIRTQFVSREDLATGGESS
- the rpmC gene encoding 50S ribosomal protein L29, which gives rise to MSAKDLRTLTDAELNQKLREAYQELFNLRFRHATKQIENTSRIRIVRRDIARIRTIMRERQLQAEQEG